The genomic window AGATATAAGTAAGTAAGAATAAATTAAAACACTAGGAAAAATGCCTAAAATGAAAACAAAATCTAGCGCTAAGAAACGTTTTAAAGTTACTGGCTCTGGAAAGATTAAAAGAAAGCATGCTTTTAAAAGTCACATCTTGACTAAAAAATCTAAAAAACGTAAATTAGCTTTGACACATTCAGCGCTAGTTCACCAAACAGATATGAGAAGCATTAAACAACAATTAAGAATTATCTAATTATAAGTCAAAAGTTAGAAAGTCATAAAGCTTAAAAGTCAGTATCTGACTTTAGACATTTGACTTTAAGACATTAGACTAAAGATTTTCTTTAGGTTAAAAAATTATTTATATAACCTTGGAGTATGGCTTTAAGTTCCTTTGATTCAATTCAGGACGCCTGCTACAAAAACACATTAAAATTATGCCAAGATCGGTAAATTCAGTTGCTAAAAGAGCAAGAAGAAAAAAAATAATGAAGCAAGCCAAAGGTTTCTTTGGAAGACGTAAAAACGTTTGGACAGTTGCTAAGAATGCAGTAGAGAAAGCGATGAGCTACGCTTACCGCGATAGAAAACAAAACAAAAGAAATTTCCGTTCATTATGGATTCAACGTATCAACGCTGGA from Flavobacterium sp. KACC 22763 includes these protein-coding regions:
- the rpmI gene encoding 50S ribosomal protein L35 — protein: MPKMKTKSSAKKRFKVTGSGKIKRKHAFKSHILTKKSKKRKLALTHSALVHQTDMRSIKQQLRII
- the rplT gene encoding 50S ribosomal protein L20, whose protein sequence is MPRSVNSVAKRARRKKIMKQAKGFFGRRKNVWTVAKNAVEKAMSYAYRDRKQNKRNFRSLWIQRINAGARLEGMSYSQFMGKVKANGIELNRKVLADLAMNHPEAFKAILNKVK